One region of Oscillatoria salina IIICB1 genomic DNA includes:
- the dnaB gene encoding replicative DNA helicase yields the protein MTQEFFAPTQSHSLPPQNVDAEESILGGILQDPEAIGRVADLLRPEAFYVSAHRDIYQAAFELYRQGKPTDLTTVASWLSDRALLEKIGGTNKLVQLVAPTVSAVNIDRYALLVEEKYQRRELIKAGNEIVDLAYNTAKELNTVFDESEQKIFSLTQQRPQQGLTSLADTLRDTFNEIEALQEQTKLPGITCGFYDLDAMTSGFGRSDLIIIAGRPSMGKTALGLGMAANIAKQHGLSVAIFSLEMSKEQLSQRLLASEARIEGNRLRSGRISQTEMEALVNALGMLSDLPIFIDDTANLSVMQMRSEARRLQAEQGGNLGLVLIDYLQLMEGSGSDNRVQELSKITRSLKGLSRELNVPVIALSQLSRGVEQRTNKRPMMSDLRESGCLSGDTLVTLADTGVEVPIRDLEGKSGFAVWALNVATMKLEKAIVSNSFATGIKPVFKLKTRLGREISATCNHQFLTINGWGRLDSLKVGECIALPLSIANFRTSLYKNNLSRIKAGKLAEVVKSEKITCLADSDIYWDEIVAIEADGEAKVYDLTVPSLHNFIANNLVVHNSIEQDADLIVMLYRDSYYNPDSPDRNIAEAIITKHRNGPTGTVKLLFLPELTKFDNLAPQGGY from the coding sequence ATGACACAAGAATTTTTTGCTCCAACTCAAAGTCATTCTCTTCCTCCGCAAAATGTTGATGCGGAGGAGTCGATTCTAGGTGGAATTTTACAGGACCCCGAAGCTATTGGTAGGGTAGCAGATTTACTGCGTCCAGAAGCGTTTTATGTAAGCGCTCATCGCGATATTTATCAAGCAGCTTTTGAACTTTATCGTCAAGGGAAACCGACGGATTTAACCACGGTTGCGAGTTGGTTGAGCGATCGCGCTTTACTCGAAAAAATTGGTGGGACAAATAAACTGGTACAATTGGTAGCGCCGACTGTCTCAGCCGTAAATATCGATCGCTACGCACTGCTAGTTGAGGAAAAGTATCAGCGTCGTGAATTAATTAAGGCGGGAAATGAGATTGTCGATCTGGCTTACAATACTGCTAAAGAGCTAAATACGGTTTTTGATGAGTCAGAACAGAAGATTTTTAGTTTGACGCAGCAACGTCCGCAACAAGGTTTAACTTCTTTAGCGGATACCCTCAGAGATACTTTTAACGAAATTGAAGCGCTACAAGAACAAACTAAGCTTCCGGGAATTACTTGCGGTTTCTACGATTTGGATGCGATGACGAGTGGTTTTGGACGCTCGGATTTGATTATTATCGCAGGTAGACCTTCGATGGGAAAAACTGCTTTGGGGCTAGGTATGGCTGCTAATATTGCTAAACAACATGGTTTATCGGTGGCTATTTTTAGCTTGGAAATGTCGAAGGAGCAGTTATCACAGCGTTTGTTAGCTAGTGAAGCAAGAATTGAAGGAAACCGTTTGCGATCGGGAAGGATCAGTCAAACTGAAATGGAAGCTTTGGTTAATGCTTTGGGTATGTTATCTGACCTACCGATTTTTATTGATGATACCGCTAATTTGAGCGTGATGCAAATGCGATCGGAGGCGCGTCGTTTGCAAGCGGAACAAGGTGGAAATTTAGGTTTGGTTTTAATTGATTATTTACAGTTAATGGAGGGAAGCGGTAGCGATAATCGCGTTCAAGAGTTATCAAAAATTACTCGTTCTTTGAAGGGTTTATCTCGTGAATTAAATGTTCCAGTGATTGCACTTTCTCAACTTAGTCGGGGTGTGGAACAAAGAACAAATAAACGTCCAATGATGTCTGATTTACGCGAATCAGGGTGCTTGAGCGGTGATACCTTAGTTACATTAGCTGACACTGGAGTAGAAGTACCAATTCGCGATTTAGAAGGAAAATCAGGTTTTGCAGTTTGGGCGTTAAATGTTGCTACAATGAAATTAGAAAAGGCAATTGTTAGCAATTCTTTTGCTACTGGTATCAAACCTGTATTTAAACTCAAAACTCGTCTCGGAAGAGAAATTAGCGCTACTTGCAATCACCAGTTTCTCACTATTAATGGCTGGGGAAGGTTAGATAGTTTAAAAGTAGGTGAATGTATAGCTTTACCTCTTAGTATTGCTAATTTTAGAACATCTTTATACAAGAATAATTTGAGCCGAATTAAAGCTGGAAAACTTGCTGAAGTTGTTAAGTCTGAAAAAATTACTTGTTTAGCTGATAGCGATATTTATTGGGATGAAATTGTTGCAATTGAAGCTGATGGTGAAGCTAAGGTTTATGATTTAACAGTTCCTAGTTTACACAATTTTATTGCTAATAATTTGGTTGTGCATAATTCGATTGAGCAAGATGCAGATTTAATTGTGATGTTGTATCGTGATAGTTATTATAATCCTGATTCGCCCGATCGCAATATCGCTGAGGCAATTATTACTAAACATCGTAACGGACCCACGGGAACGGTGAAACTGCTATTTTTACCAGAATTAACTAAGTTTGATAATCTTGCTCCTCAAGGTGGATATTAG